agctctccaaggatgtcagggacaagattgtagacctacacaaggctggaatgggctacaagaccatcggcaagcagcttggtgagaaggtgacaacagttggtgtgattattcgcaaatggaagaaacacgaaagaactgtcaatctccctcggcttagggctccatgcaagatctcacctcgtggagttgcaatgatcatgagaacggtgaggaatcagcccagaactacccgggaggatcttgtcaatgatctcaaggcagctgggaccatagtcaccaagaaaacaattggtaacacactacgtcgtgaaggactgaaatcctgcagtgCCCGCAacgtccccctgctcaagaaagcacatatacatgcccgtctgaagtttgccaatgaacatctgaatgattcagaggacaactgggtgaaagtgttgtggtcagatgagaccaaaatggagatCTTTGtcatcaactcaactcgccgtgtgtggaggaggaggaatgctgcctatgaccccaagaacaccatccccaccgtcaaacatggaggtggaaacattatgctttgggggtgtttttctgctaaggggacaggacaacttcaccccATCAAAGGGACGAAGAACAGGGacatgtaccgtcaaatcttgggtgagaacctccttccctcacccagggcattgaaaatgggtcgtggatgggtattccagcatgacaatcacccaaaacacacggacaaggcaacaaaggagtggctcaagaagaagcacattaaggtcctggagtggcctagccagtctccagcccttaatcccatagaaaatctgtggagggagctgaaggttcgagttgccaaacgtcagcctcgaaatCTTAATGACTtgaagaagatctgcaaagaggagtgggacaaaatccctcctgagatgttggccaccaggtttgtacactacaagaaacgtctgacctctgtgattgccaacaagggttttgccaccaagtactaagtgatgttttgcagaggggtcaaatacttatttccctcattaaaaagCAAAAcagtttataacatttttgacatgcgtttttctggattttttggttgttattctgtctctcactgttcaaatacacctaccattaaaattatagactgatcatttctttgtcagtgggcaaacgtacaaaatcagcaggggatcaaatacttttttccctcactgtatatatatatatatattttacatataCAATACATATGGCGTGAAATTGACCCCATGCTTAATGAGAAACCCATAGTATGCaccgtccaatgaaatgcttacttgcagaaTCCGCCTAAACAGCATATCACCATATCACATTCCAAACTGCAAGTCCTTTCATGACGTTAATATATTCTGGCAACTAGTCCAGCACTCTGTTTACTTGTACAATAAaataacacagacagagagggggagaaagagggtgaACGACAGATGAGTGCTGCTTATATTTTAAGCACGTAGCGAAGTTAATAAAGTACTAAAGGTCAATCGCTAGGACAGACTGTCTCTGACAGTTTTACCAGTTGTTCTTTCTCACACTGAGCAGTTTGGAATCATGACAGAAGCAGAGCTGTACACAGAATACAAGGGGGTCTACCTCCCCACACACCTACACCCTCAGGAGAGCCTGAAATACTATGAGGAGTTTACTTTTCGTCACGACGACATTCTCATTGTCACATATCCTAAGTCAGGTAAGTAGCTTTATTAATAAACAACTATAGACTATTGGTCGACAATTGCACAGACTGAGTTGATAATACATGAACTGCTGCAACACACACTGTGATAGTGAACACTAAATAGTTGTCAAGCCTACTGTTGCCTTTATAAGGCACATGCCTGAGTGACTGCAAATCACAAAGAGGTCTGTCTGTACTTGTGGGCTAAAGCTATGATACTGTAGCAATCCTACCCTCGGTatatacattgcattcggaaagtatccagacccctttactttttgcatatttttacgttacggccttattctaaaattgattgaattaatatttttcctcatcaatctacacacaataccccataataacaaagcgaaaacacgcttttagatttttttcaaatgtattaaaaataaaaaaaatatacctaatttacataagtattcagaccctttgctatgagactcgaaattgagctcaggtgcatcctgtttccattgatcatccttgagatgtttctacaacttgattggagtcaaattgattggacatgatttgaaaaagcacacacctgtcaatataaggtcccacagttgacagtgtatgtcagagcaaaaactaaggaattgtccctagagctctgataaaggattgtgtcaaggcacagatctggggaagtgtaccaattaatgtctgcagcattgaaggtccccaagaacacagtggcctccatcattcttaaatggaagaagtttggaaccacgaagactcttcctagagctgaccgcccggccaaactgagcaaccgggggagaagggccatggtcagggagtagaccaagaacccgatggtcactctgacagagctccagagtttctctgtggaaatgggaaaaccttccagaaggaaaaccatctctgcagcactctaccaatcaggcctttatggtagagcagccagaaggaagccactcctcagtaaaagacacatgacagcccacttggaaattgccaaaatgcacctaaagacactcagaccatgagaaacacgattctttggtctgatgaaatcaagattgaactctttggcctgaatgccaagtgtcacgtctggaagaaatctggcaccatccctacggtgaagcatggtggtagtggcagtatcacgctgtggggatgtttttcagtggcagggactgggagactagtcaggatcgagggaaatatgaacagagcaaagtatagagatccttgatgaaaacctgcaccagagcgctcaggacctcaaactggggccaaggttcaccttccaacaggacaacaaccctaagtacacacccaagacaatgcaggagtggcttcgggacaagtctctgaatgtccttgagtggcccaggcagagcccggacttgaacctgatcgaacatctcttgagcgacgctccccatccaacttgacagagcttgagaggatctccagagaagaatgggagaaactccccaaatacagttgtgccaagcttgtagcgtcataccgaagaagactcgaggctttaatcgatgccaaaggtgcgtcaaaaagtactgagtaaagggcctgaatacttatgtaaatgtcatattttataaattagtaacaaaatgtggaaaagtcaagaggtctgaatactttccgattgcactgtatGACCATTTCCAGGACTGCAGTTAGCATGCCTTCATTTGGGAGTACAGACTTGCTGGTTCATGGGGTTCATTCCCTGCCAGAGCTTTATTTTGGGTATGTACATGAAGCTCAAACTTTTCCACTCCACCTGTCTTTACCGCTGTCTTTgtccgtctccctctccccccaggTACAACATGGATGCAGGAGATTGTTCCCCTGGTACAGAGTGGAGGGGACCTGACCCCGGTGCTGACTGTCCCAAACTGGGACAGGGTTCCTTGGCTAGAAGAGCTTAGGGCCTGTGTCCTCAATCTGGAGCAGAGGGCATCACCACGCCTGTTTgctacccactaccactacaacatgatgccCGCCTCCTTCTTCACTGTCAAGCCTAAGGTAGTGCACTGTAGATCAGCTCCTGCAGTGGAGCTGGTTTGGTGAACTATGCTGCTTTAGCTTTAGGCTTTAACACAATGGGCTAACACGATCATGGGTCACATTGATGACCTGGGTTTAATACCCAGTTGATCACATTTCTCATCATGTCAAGAGAATGTAGTCTGTCACTACACTACATCGAATGTTACAATTCTAAGGCTGATTGCGCACATTGTGCACTATTAGAATAATACACAATGGCCTTGGGTAATGAATGGTTGATCAGAGAGATTCCTCATCTCCAGGTCATCTATGTGATGAGAAACCCTAAAGATGTGTTCACATCCTCCTATCACTACTACGGCATGGCCTCCTACCTGGTCAAACCTGGCACTCAGGACCAATTCCTGCAGAAGTTCATCAATGGAAAAGGTTTAGTATTCTTTCTTATTTTCCAACTATTACAGACATTTTGATAATATCAGTTTCATGCTTTTAGAATCAGAAAAGGCTAAGTGATCTATGTTTTTTTGATTGGCAGATTTATTTGGGTCCCGGTGACCTGCTCTACTGTATAAAGCAGACTTGGCTCTAGAATCTATGGGCTCAAATATCCAATATGAAAGAACAGGAGCAATTTAGCAAAAGAGCAATTCAAGGCCAGCATATTTATTACCCTGGAATTATCATTAACAATTGATGATATACTGTTTAGTCTCCTTCCTTTGAATAATTGATGCTACCTCtgttattcacaattcattcactGGCCTATCAAGTATTGATAGAGCATTTGTAGTTGTCCTTTTTTGTAATAGCTTTGATGATGCATTTGTGGTTCCCCCCCCCCAGTGATGTTTGGTTCGTGGTTTGACCACGTGATAGGCTGGTTGAATGCTAAGGACCAGGACCGCACCATGTACATCTCCTACGAAGAGATGATATTTGTGAGTATCGTATGTTCAGTCAATACCCTAACAAAAGGACTTACATTTGAACGTGATAATTGCATATGATAACATCTCTTCCTTTATACAGCTTTCGAGATGAGTGCGTTTGATGTTAGGGATGTATTGTATAGACCACCATGTTTTTACCCCTACaatttgtttaaaaaatgttTCATCTACTGTGGTTACTCCCAACACAACTTAGTCAGATTCAGTCAAGAACACACATGGATATATTTAATTGTAGTACTTCAAAGTGATTGATATAAAATCATGTAACCCTCCAGGATCTGAGGGATTCTGTGTCAAAGATCTCCCAATTCATGGGGAAGTCTCTGGACTCTGAGGTAATAGAGAAGATAGCAGACCATTGTGTGTTCAAGAACATGAAACAGAACAAGATGTCCAACTACTCCCTGGTACCCAATGAGTTTATGGACCATAATAAATCAGAGTTCCTTAGGAAAGGTACCCACATATCTTTATAAATTACAATATCTTTGAACAGAGTATTTGGAAATGATAGGCCTTCTGTAACAGTCCTaagtattaatgtgactatgtTTCTGCAGGAATCGCTGGAGATTGGAAAAACCAATTCACTGTGGCCCAGGCAGAATACTTTGATGCAATTTACAAGAAACAAATGAAGGACATCAAATACAAATTTGTGTGGGATTAAACTGaccatattttttttttcatttaataTCATAAATTACATAATCCTAATATAACCGTTGCTATAAAAACAAATAATTCAAGACATAAAATGCAGATGATAGAACTGCTGTTGGTTTGACATGTTGTATCATTAAACATATTAGGCCTATGTCTCAGTCACTGAATGTCTGTCTATATTGTCAATATTATGTTATCAATCAGGTATTCTGTTGTAATATTCATATATTGTCATACAAGAGTCAAAAACCAATGATAAATCATTGGTCAAAACGTTCATTGATACTAGAGTagattacattttatttgatatcTCCTTCCCAATAGGTGGCGACATAACATTTCAATACAGTCCCCGTGTATTACAATCGATAAATAATGTAGTCTAGCCACGTAAACATTGTAGCCAAGGAACCAGAGGCAATTTAAAACCAAGTGCAGCAGCTCGCCTTTCTGAGTTTTGTCAGTAACATCTACGGATAATTGCAGATTATTTACGGTGTGAAATTATTTGTTTATAAATGCAA
This genomic interval from Salvelinus fontinalis isolate EN_2023a chromosome 30, ASM2944872v1, whole genome shotgun sequence contains the following:
- the LOC129829008 gene encoding sulfotransferase 2B1-like; this translates as MTEAELYTEYKGVYLPTHLHPQESLKYYEEFTFRHDDILIVTYPKSGTTWMQEIVPLVQSGGDLTPVLTVPNWDRVPWLEELRACVLNLEQRASPRLFATHYHYNMMPASFFTVKPKVIYVMRNPKDVFTSSYHYYGMASYLVKPGTQDQFLQKFINGKVMFGSWFDHVIGWLNAKDQDRTMYISYEEMIFDLRDSVSKISQFMGKSLDSEVIEKIADHCVFKNMKQNKMSNYSLVPNEFMDHNKSEFLRKGIAGDWKNQFTVAQAEYFDAIYKKQMKDIKYKFVWD